The following proteins are co-located in the Streptococcus anginosus genome:
- a CDS encoding glucose-1-phosphate adenylyltransferase has product MKNEMLALILAGGQGTRLGKLTQSIAKPAVQFGGRYRIIDFALSNCANSGIHNVGVITQYQPLALNSHIGNGSSWGLDGINTGVSILQPYSASEGNRWFEGTSHAIYQNIDYIDTINPEYVLILSGDHIYKMDYDDMLQSHKDNNASLTVAVLDVPLKEASRFGIMNTDANNRIVEFEEKPAEPKSTKASMGIYIFDWKRLRNMLVAAEKSNVDMSDFGKNVIPNYLESGESVYAYEFKGYWKDVGTIESLWEANMEYIDPNNALDSRDRQWKIYSRNLISPPNFLGENAHVEDSLVVDGCLVDGTVKHSILSTEAQVRKDAVVEDSVIMSGAIIGQGAKIKRAIIGEGAIISDGVEIDGTDEVQVIGYNEKVGVPSDED; this is encoded by the coding sequence ATGAAGAATGAAATGCTAGCTTTGATTCTTGCCGGTGGGCAAGGAACACGCCTTGGAAAACTCACTCAAAGTATTGCCAAACCAGCAGTACAATTTGGTGGACGCTACCGTATCATTGACTTTGCTTTGTCCAATTGTGCCAATTCAGGAATTCATAATGTTGGTGTCATTACTCAATACCAACCATTAGCTTTGAATAGTCATATTGGGAATGGTTCTAGTTGGGGACTGGATGGTATTAACACAGGAGTTTCTATTCTCCAGCCGTATTCAGCAAGTGAAGGAAATCGTTGGTTTGAAGGAACTAGTCATGCGATTTATCAAAATATTGATTATATTGATACTATCAATCCTGAGTATGTCTTGATTTTGTCTGGTGACCACATTTACAAAATGGACTACGATGATATGCTTCAGTCTCACAAGGATAACAATGCCAGCTTAACAGTAGCTGTTCTAGATGTCCCTCTGAAAGAAGCCAGTCGTTTTGGTATCATGAATACTGATGCTAATAATCGCATTGTCGAATTTGAAGAAAAACCAGCTGAACCTAAGTCTACTAAGGCTTCTATGGGGATTTATATCTTTGACTGGAAACGCCTGCGTAATATGCTGGTAGCTGCTGAAAAGAGCAATGTAGATATGTCTGACTTCGGTAAGAATGTTATTCCAAATTATCTTGAATCCGGCGAAAGTGTCTATGCTTATGAATTTAAGGGATATTGGAAAGATGTTGGAACGATTGAATCACTTTGGGAAGCCAATATGGAATATATTGATCCAAACAATGCTTTAGATAGCCGAGATCGTCAATGGAAAATTTATTCACGTAACTTGATTTCCCCACCAAACTTCCTTGGAGAAAATGCTCATGTAGAAGATTCTTTGGTTGTGGACGGCTGTTTGGTAGACGGAACAGTTAAACATTCGATTCTTTCTACGGAAGCTCAAGTGCGTAAAGATGCAGTTGTAGAAGATTCTGTGATTATGAGTGGTGCTATCATTGGTCAAGGTGCAAAAATCAAACGTGCTATTATCGGTGAAGGAGCTATCATTTCTGATGGTGTAGAAATTGATGGGACAGACGAAGTACAAGTTATCGGATACAATGAGAAAGTGGGGGTACCATCAGATGAAGATTGA
- the glgB gene encoding 1,4-alpha-glucan branching protein GlgB, translating to MDRQEALRTFTTGENFHLQHYLGVHQDEVDGQSGYTFRVWAPNAQSVHLIGDFTDWYENQIPMTRNEGGVWEVFTDLPKEGDIYKYNVKRSSGQEILKIDPLAIYFEKRPGTGAVIRTIPEKKWKDGLWLARRKRWGFFSRPVNIYEAHAGSWKKNEDGSPYSFAQLKDELIPYLVKMNYTHVEFMPLMAHPLGLSWGYQLMGYFALEHTYGTPEEFRDFVEECHVNNIGVIVDWVPGHFTINDDALAYYDGTPTFEYQDHDRAHNYGWGALNFDLGKNEVQSFLISSIKFWIDFYHLDGIRVDAVSNMLYLDYDSGPWQPNIDGGNRNYEGYYFLQRLNTVIKLAHPDVMMIAEESTSDTKITGMAEMGGLGFDYKWNMGWMNDILRFYEEDPIYRKYDFNLVTFSFMYAFSENFLLPFSHDEVVHGKKSLMHKMWGDRYNQFAGLRNLYTYQMCHPGKKLLFMGSEWGQFLEWKCEESLEWRDLADDMNAKMQHFTSQLNQLYKENRVLWENDLSWDGLEIIDADNTDQSVLSFIRKNDKGDMLVCVFNMAPVERKDFTIGVPVAAIYEEIWNTELEEWGGVWKEHNQTVQSQEGLWKDYPQTLTFTLPALGASIWKIKRCVKSANGSKKSKKE from the coding sequence ATGGATAGACAAGAAGCATTGAGAACTTTTACCACAGGTGAAAATTTCCATTTACAGCACTATTTGGGGGTTCATCAAGATGAAGTTGATGGACAAAGCGGCTATACCTTTCGTGTATGGGCGCCAAATGCTCAAAGTGTGCATTTAATAGGAGACTTTACTGACTGGTATGAAAATCAGATTCCTATGACACGCAATGAAGGTGGCGTATGGGAAGTATTCACGGATTTGCCAAAGGAAGGAGATATTTACAAATACAACGTTAAACGAAGCAGTGGTCAAGAAATTTTAAAAATTGATCCCTTAGCTATCTATTTTGAAAAACGTCCTGGTACAGGTGCAGTAATTCGGACGATTCCAGAAAAGAAATGGAAAGATGGTCTATGGTTAGCTCGCAGAAAACGTTGGGGATTTTTCTCACGTCCAGTGAATATTTACGAAGCTCATGCAGGTTCCTGGAAGAAAAATGAGGATGGTAGCCCGTATTCATTTGCTCAATTAAAAGATGAACTGATTCCTTATTTGGTTAAAATGAATTATACTCATGTGGAATTCATGCCACTAATGGCGCATCCACTTGGATTGAGCTGGGGTTATCAGCTAATGGGATATTTTGCACTTGAGCACACGTATGGAACGCCTGAAGAGTTTCGTGATTTTGTTGAAGAATGTCATGTCAATAATATCGGAGTTATCGTTGACTGGGTGCCGGGTCATTTTACTATCAATGATGATGCCTTGGCTTATTATGACGGTACACCTACGTTTGAATATCAGGATCATGACCGTGCCCATAATTACGGCTGGGGCGCTCTTAACTTTGACTTAGGAAAGAATGAAGTGCAGTCTTTCTTGATTTCTAGTATCAAGTTTTGGATTGACTTTTATCACTTAGATGGAATCCGTGTGGATGCTGTTAGCAACATGCTCTACCTAGATTATGATAGTGGTCCATGGCAACCAAATATTGACGGGGGCAATCGCAACTACGAAGGCTATTACTTCCTTCAACGCTTGAACACGGTTATCAAACTGGCTCATCCAGATGTCATGATGATTGCAGAGGAAAGCACGAGTGATACAAAGATTACAGGTATGGCAGAAATGGGTGGTCTTGGATTTGACTACAAGTGGAACATGGGCTGGATGAATGACATTCTGCGCTTCTACGAAGAAGACCCAATTTACCGCAAGTATGATTTTAATCTAGTAACCTTTAGTTTTATGTATGCTTTCTCTGAAAATTTCTTACTGCCATTCTCTCATGACGAAGTGGTACATGGTAAGAAGAGTCTCATGCATAAGATGTGGGGAGATCGCTATAATCAATTTGCTGGTCTGCGAAATCTCTATACTTACCAAATGTGTCACCCAGGTAAAAAATTACTTTTCATGGGTAGTGAATGGGGACAATTCTTAGAGTGGAAATGTGAAGAATCTTTGGAATGGCGTGATTTGGCTGATGATATGAATGCCAAGATGCAGCATTTCACTTCTCAGCTCAATCAGCTTTATAAAGAAAATCGTGTTTTGTGGGAAAATGACTTGAGTTGGGACGGTTTAGAGATTATTGATGCGGATAATACAGATCAAAGTGTACTTTCCTTTATTCGGAAAAATGACAAGGGAGATATGTTAGTTTGCGTCTTTAATATGGCTCCGGTAGAACGCAAAGACTTTACCATTGGTGTTCCGGTAGCAGCCATATATGAAGAAATTTGGAATACGGAATTAGAAGAATGGGGAGGTGTGTGGAAAGAACACAATCAAACAGTTCAGTCTCAAGAAGGCTTGTGGAAGGATTATCCTCAGACGTTGACCTTTACTTTGCCAGCATTAGGGGCAAGTATTTGGAAAATTAAACGTTGTGTGAAATCAGCAAATGGAAGTAAGAAGTCCAAAAAGGAGTAA
- the glgA gene encoding glycogen synthase GlgA: MKILFVAAEGAPFSKTGGLGDVIGALPKSLVKAGHEVGVILPYYDMVDKKFGDQMEDLFHFEVKVGWRGQYVGVKRTVLNGVTFYFIDNQYYFFRGHVYGDFDDGERFAYFQMAAVELMERVDFIPDVLHVHDYHTAMIPFLVKEKYHWIQAYHGIRTVLTIHNLEFQGQFSDGMLWDLFGVGYERYADGTLRWNNCLNWMKAGILYADRVTTVSPSYAHEIMTPEFGCGLDQILRMESGKVSGIVNGIDTDIYNPETDNLLEYHFNKDDLSGKLANKRALQEKVGLLVRDDVPLVGIVSRLTWQKGFDLVVDQLHNLLQDDVQIVLLGTGDPSFEQSFAWFGQAYPEKLSANITFDVKLAQEIYAACDMFLMPSRFEPCGLSQMMAMRYGTLPLVHEVGGLRDTVQPYNAYEGTGTGFSFNNFSGYWLKWTFDMAVSLYHNDKEAWQSLQKQAMERDFSWDTASQAYSHLYQSLYS, encoded by the coding sequence ATGAAAATTTTATTTGTAGCAGCAGAAGGTGCACCTTTTTCTAAAACAGGAGGATTGGGAGACGTCATTGGCGCTCTCCCTAAATCTCTTGTGAAAGCTGGTCATGAAGTGGGTGTCATTCTTCCATACTATGATATGGTGGATAAAAAGTTTGGCGACCAAATGGAAGACTTGTTCCATTTTGAAGTGAAGGTCGGTTGGCGTGGTCAATATGTAGGCGTGAAACGTACAGTTTTAAACGGTGTTACCTTCTACTTTATAGACAATCAATACTATTTCTTCCGCGGACATGTTTATGGCGATTTTGATGACGGCGAACGCTTTGCCTATTTCCAAATGGCAGCTGTTGAGTTAATGGAGAGAGTGGATTTTATTCCAGATGTTCTCCATGTGCATGATTATCATACAGCGATGATTCCATTTTTGGTGAAAGAAAAATACCATTGGATTCAAGCCTATCATGGTATTCGGACTGTGTTAACCATTCACAATTTAGAATTTCAAGGGCAATTTTCTGATGGCATGCTCTGGGATTTGTTTGGAGTAGGCTATGAGCGTTATGCAGACGGTACCTTGCGTTGGAATAACTGCTTGAATTGGATGAAAGCAGGGATTTTGTATGCAGATCGGGTGACAACCGTATCACCAAGCTATGCGCATGAAATCATGACCCCAGAATTTGGCTGTGGTTTGGATCAAATTTTACGAATGGAATCTGGTAAAGTATCAGGTATTGTCAATGGAATCGATACAGATATTTATAATCCAGAAACGGACAATTTGCTGGAGTACCATTTTAATAAGGATGACTTATCTGGTAAGTTGGCAAATAAGCGTGCTTTGCAGGAAAAAGTTGGTTTGCTTGTGCGAGACGATGTGCCTTTGGTAGGAATTGTATCTCGTTTAACTTGGCAAAAAGGCTTTGATTTGGTTGTGGATCAGTTGCACAATTTATTGCAAGATGATGTACAAATCGTTCTTTTAGGTACAGGAGACCCGTCTTTTGAGCAATCCTTTGCTTGGTTTGGTCAAGCTTATCCAGAAAAATTATCTGCCAACATCACTTTTGATGTGAAATTAGCGCAAGAAATTTATGCAGCTTGTGATATGTTCTTAATGCCAAGTCGCTTTGAGCCATGTGGATTGTCCCAAATGATGGCCATGCGTTATGGAACCTTACCTCTCGTACATGAAGTTGGTGGCTTGCGTGACACCGTTCAACCGTATAATGCCTACGAAGGAACAGGAACTGGATTTAGCTTTAATAATTTCTCAGGCTACTGGCTGAAATGGACGTTTGATATGGCTGTCAGTCTCTATCATAACGATAAAGAAGCATGGCAGTCGCTTCAAAAGCAAGCTATGGAGCGTGATTTCTCATGGGACACCGCTAGTCAGGCCTATAGCCATTTGTACCAATCTCTTTATTCATAG
- the glgD gene encoding glucose-1-phosphate adenylyltransferase subunit GlgD, producing the protein MKIDKYSAILGNTVGFHDMSTLTNHRPVASLPFGGKYRLIDFPLSSLANAGIRSVFGIFQRDNISSVFDHIRSGREWGLSTLLSHYYLGIYNTRVESSTVGKEYYEQLLTYLKRSGSDQTVALNCDVLVNIDLNQVFHLHGTTAQPITVVYKKLPKKGISEVNAVLEIDETDHVKNHHLFDDKKDQDLYNMSTDIFVVDTPWLIEKLEIEAQKEFPQKLRYVLRDLAAQEKAFAYEYTGYLANIHSVTSYFNANIDMLDSQKFYSLFSPNQKIYTKVKNEEPTYYAVGSKVSNAQFASGSIIEGEVSGSVISRNTRIKKGSRVKNSILFPRVLIGENAVVDYAILDKGVEIAENVTVRGTVDNPVVLKKGEKVTEDRIQ; encoded by the coding sequence ATGAAGATTGATAAATATTCAGCAATTTTAGGAAATACAGTTGGATTTCATGATATGTCTACTTTGACAAATCATCGTCCAGTTGCCAGTTTGCCGTTTGGTGGGAAATATCGTTTAATTGACTTTCCGTTGTCTAGCCTGGCCAATGCAGGGATTCGGAGCGTCTTTGGCATTTTCCAACGAGATAATATTAGTTCTGTCTTTGACCATATCCGTTCTGGACGTGAATGGGGGCTGTCTACTCTTTTGAGTCACTACTATCTTGGTATTTATAATACGCGCGTAGAAAGTTCTACTGTTGGTAAAGAATACTACGAGCAATTATTGACCTACTTAAAACGTTCAGGCAGCGATCAAACGGTAGCATTGAACTGTGATGTTTTGGTGAACATCGACTTGAACCAAGTCTTCCACTTACATGGTACAACTGCTCAACCGATCACAGTTGTCTATAAAAAATTACCAAAAAAAGGAATTTCCGAAGTCAATGCTGTTTTGGAAATTGATGAAACAGATCATGTGAAAAATCACCATCTTTTTGATGATAAAAAAGATCAGGATTTGTACAACATGTCAACGGATATCTTTGTTGTGGATACACCTTGGCTGATTGAAAAGTTAGAAATAGAAGCACAAAAAGAATTTCCTCAAAAATTACGTTATGTTTTACGTGATTTAGCTGCTCAGGAAAAAGCGTTTGCTTATGAATATACGGGTTATTTAGCAAATATTCATTCTGTCACTTCGTACTTCAATGCCAATATTGATATGCTTGATTCACAAAAATTCTATTCCCTTTTCTCTCCAAATCAAAAGATTTATACGAAAGTAAAAAACGAAGAGCCAACTTATTATGCAGTCGGTTCTAAGGTTTCAAATGCTCAATTTGCTTCTGGCAGTATTATTGAAGGAGAAGTGAGTGGTTCTGTCATTTCTCGTAATACTCGTATTAAAAAAGGAAGTCGTGTAAAAAACAGTATTCTTTTCCCACGTGTCCTTATTGGCGAAAATGCTGTTGTAGACTATGCAATCTTAGATAAGGGTGTTGAGATTGCTGAGAATGTGACCGTTCGAGGAACAGTTGATAACCCAGTTGTTCTTAAAAAAGGCGAAAAAGTGACAGAGGATAGAATTCAATGA
- a CDS encoding glycogen/starch/alpha-glucan phosphorylase — MELTKEQFLQDFKDILHEEQLIKVEDATPTELFQTLARTIRKYITPMWLERRNKLVEDKQKIAYYFSIEFLPGRMLETNLLNLGILDVVKEGFDELGVDFTAVKQAEHDMALGNGGLGRLAAAFMDSLATTGYPGFGNGIRYRYGLFKQKIVNGYQVELPDDWFGSLGNVWETRKDHDVVDVKIFGNVYLQANKEGRMLPVYENSQTLRAVPYDVPQIGFGNDVVNNLRLWDIEIPEEYELEYPTIEARRKVQDITAILYPDDSSYEGKELRLIQEYFMTSAGLQTIIKSYRKQGLPLEQIHEKVSVHINDTRPAVAPAEFMRLLLDDCGLEWADAWNATVKTMSYTNHTILSEALEKWDAELFKNVLPRVYQIILEIDNRYVSEMAARGIDPQVIENTRIVKDNQVHMAHLAIIGGHSVNGVAKLHTELLKEDTLRDFYAIYPEKFNNKTNGIIQRRWLQIADEPLSNEIDRLIGNGWRTNIHELRKLLDYKDDPQVLSEFYNVKQEAKARLAAFIKESTGVEVSTEAIFDVQVKRLHAYKRQLLNLLHILKLYWDLKDNPDKDMVPRVFIFGAKAAPGYHFAKSVIKLINEVANLVNNDESLQGKLKVVFLENYRVSLAELIIPVADVSEQISLASKEASGTSNMKFMMTGAITLATLDGANIEIKDEVGDDNIVIFGMDKDEVYDHYARHDYYSRGVYERNPVVRRVVDSFVDGTIPNVRNEGSEIYEALITHNDEYFLLEDFASYVAAQEKIDQLYRDKEKWARMSLINIATSDKFTSDDTIEQYAKEIWNLKK, encoded by the coding sequence ATGGAACTAACAAAAGAACAGTTTCTTCAAGATTTTAAAGATATTTTACATGAAGAACAGTTAATTAAGGTAGAAGATGCCACTCCGACAGAGCTGTTTCAAACCTTAGCACGTACGATTCGCAAATACATCACTCCTATGTGGTTGGAACGACGAAACAAACTAGTAGAAGACAAGCAAAAAATTGCTTATTACTTTTCGATTGAATTTCTGCCTGGGCGAATGCTGGAAACCAATTTACTAAATCTTGGAATCCTCGATGTTGTCAAAGAAGGCTTTGACGAATTAGGTGTTGATTTTACGGCTGTCAAACAGGCTGAGCACGATATGGCGTTAGGAAATGGCGGTCTTGGTCGTCTTGCAGCAGCTTTTATGGATTCACTTGCAACCACAGGCTATCCGGGATTTGGCAATGGAATCCGCTATCGCTACGGACTTTTCAAACAAAAAATTGTAAATGGATATCAAGTCGAATTGCCGGATGATTGGTTTGGTAGTCTAGGAAACGTCTGGGAAACGCGGAAAGATCATGATGTTGTAGATGTTAAAATCTTTGGAAATGTCTATCTGCAAGCCAACAAAGAAGGGCGAATGCTTCCCGTTTATGAAAATTCGCAAACTCTCCGTGCAGTACCTTACGATGTACCACAAATTGGTTTTGGAAATGACGTTGTTAACAATCTTCGTCTTTGGGATATCGAAATTCCTGAAGAATATGAGCTAGAATATCCAACAATTGAAGCACGCCGCAAAGTACAAGATATCACAGCTATTTTGTATCCAGATGATTCAAGCTATGAAGGAAAAGAGCTACGCTTGATTCAAGAATATTTCATGACCAGTGCCGGCTTGCAGACGATTATCAAATCTTATCGGAAGCAAGGGCTGCCTTTAGAGCAAATTCATGAAAAGGTATCGGTTCATATCAATGATACCCGCCCAGCGGTTGCACCAGCAGAGTTTATGCGGCTTTTACTTGATGACTGCGGTCTTGAATGGGCAGACGCTTGGAATGCAACAGTAAAGACGATGAGTTATACCAATCACACCATTCTTTCAGAAGCCTTAGAAAAATGGGATGCGGAACTCTTTAAAAATGTTCTTCCTCGTGTTTACCAGATCATTCTTGAAATTGACAATCGCTATGTTTCTGAAATGGCTGCGCGTGGCATTGACCCGCAAGTGATTGAGAACACTCGGATTGTCAAAGATAACCAAGTTCACATGGCGCATCTCGCGATTATTGGAGGTCATTCGGTCAATGGGGTGGCAAAACTTCACACAGAACTTCTCAAAGAAGATACGCTCCGTGATTTTTATGCCATTTATCCTGAAAAATTCAATAATAAAACAAATGGTATCATTCAACGTCGCTGGTTGCAAATTGCAGATGAACCATTGTCAAATGAGATTGATCGCTTGATTGGTAACGGCTGGCGGACAAACATTCATGAACTTCGTAAGCTCTTAGACTACAAAGATGACCCACAAGTTTTGAGTGAATTTTATAATGTCAAGCAAGAAGCAAAGGCGCGCTTAGCAGCTTTCATCAAAGAATCTACGGGAGTAGAAGTATCAACGGAAGCTATCTTTGATGTACAAGTGAAGCGGCTTCACGCTTATAAGCGTCAATTGCTCAATTTACTCCATATCCTTAAATTATATTGGGATTTAAAAGACAATCCTGATAAAGATATGGTGCCACGTGTCTTCATTTTTGGTGCGAAAGCAGCGCCAGGTTATCATTTTGCCAAATCTGTTATCAAATTGATCAACGAAGTGGCTAATCTTGTCAATAATGATGAGAGTCTACAAGGCAAGCTAAAGGTTGTTTTTCTTGAAAATTATCGGGTCAGCTTGGCTGAACTCATCATTCCTGTTGCAGATGTGTCAGAGCAAATCTCGCTCGCTTCCAAGGAGGCTTCCGGCACATCTAATATGAAATTCATGATGACAGGCGCCATTACTCTGGCAACCCTTGACGGAGCCAATATTGAAATCAAAGATGAAGTCGGAGATGACAATATTGTAATTTTCGGTATGGACAAAGATGAAGTCTATGACCATTATGCTCGTCATGATTACTACTCACGTGGTGTTTATGAAAGAAATCCTGTGGTTCGCCGTGTGGTGGATAGTTTTGTGGACGGAACCATTCCAAATGTCCGGAATGAAGGTTCTGAGATTTATGAAGCTTTGATTACGCACAATGACGAATACTTCCTTTTGGAAGATTTTGCTTCGTACGTAGCGGCTCAAGAAAAGATTGATCAACTCTATCGTGACAAAGAAAAATGGGCGCGTATGAGCCTTATTAATATCGCAACATCTGATAAATTCACATCAGATGATACGATTGAACAATACGCCAAAGAAATTTGGAACCTAAAAAAGTAA